A single window of Clostridia bacterium DNA harbors:
- the scfA gene encoding six-cysteine ranthipeptide SCIFF, producing the protein MKHIKTIAEGTLKKNRDTRGCGECQTSCQSACKTSCTVGNQKCENKK; encoded by the coding sequence ATGAAACACATCAAGACAATCGCAGAAGGAACTCTTAAAAAGAACCGCGACACCCGCGGCTGCGGCGAATGCCAGACTTCATGCCAGTCCGCCTGCAAGACTTCCTGCACGGTCGGCAACCAGAAGTGCGAGAACAAGAAATAA
- a CDS encoding TIGR04086 family membrane protein, which yields MDGNNTRLFSAAGLKITLKGVLAGLAVSILLMLLFAGVILWLSLPIVWATVLAYAATALGAFAGGFVSGVLAGSKGIKFGAVTGAVMFAVAFLAGIIAGKTVPGVSAAAISAGLSVGFAALGGIVGVNRR from the coding sequence ATGGACGGAAATAATACGCGGCTGTTTTCCGCGGCCGGATTGAAGATAACGCTGAAGGGCGTTTTGGCGGGGCTTGCCGTGAGCATCCTGCTGATGCTGCTTTTCGCCGGAGTGATACTCTGGCTTTCGCTTCCGATCGTCTGGGCGACCGTGCTCGCGTACGCGGCGACGGCGCTCGGGGCGTTCGCCGGCGGTTTCGTCAGCGGAGTTCTTGCCGGAAGCAAGGGGATCAAGTTCGGCGCCGTGACCGGCGCGGTAATGTTTGCAGTCGCCTTTCTTGCCGGTATTATCGCCGGCAAAACCGTTCCCGGCGTGAGCGCTGCGGCGATCAGCGCAGGACTGTCCGTCGGTTTCGCTGCTTTGGGCGGGATCGTCGGAGTCAATCGCAGATAA
- the yajC gene encoding preprotein translocase subunit YajC, translating into MLALTGCYPIGQQQQQQAEQGSQAQQAAPNWTSYLTLLIPVVFIVLMWLFLIRPQRKKEKKAKEMLKTLTVGDEVVTISGVVGRIVQVKDDGFVIESGVDRTKFRVKRWAVQEKVVHESN; encoded by the coding sequence ATGCTCGCGCTTACCGGCTGCTATCCGATCGGCCAGCAGCAACAGCAGCAGGCCGAGCAGGGCTCGCAGGCGCAGCAGGCCGCGCCGAACTGGACCAGCTATCTGACGCTGCTTATTCCCGTAGTCTTCATCGTTCTTATGTGGCTGTTCCTCATCAGGCCGCAGAGAAAGAAGGAAAAGAAAGCGAAAGAAATGCTCAAGACCCTGACCGTCGGCGATGAAGTCGTTACCATCAGCGGCGTCGTCGGCAGGATCGTTCAGGTCAAGGACGACGGCTTCGTCATCGAGTCCGGCGTTGACCGCACGAAGTTCAGAGTCAAGAGGTGGGCCGTTCAGGAAAAGGTAGTCCACGAGAGTAACTGA
- a CDS encoding ECF transporter S component has protein sequence MKKQRIDLKTVAVLAMFAAISIVLVYLVHIPIFPSAPYLEYDPADIMIFICSLAISPLWSIVLTVVVSLAQGLLISGFNLGIIMHIVATGIAAFVCGMIYRKRRTFVSAIVGLGAAALIATAVMVPMNIIFTPIYTGMARSIVVTLLPFPIIPFNLVKFGINAVVTGLLFKPVMLILNKTGVTD, from the coding sequence ATGAAAAAGCAACGCATTGATTTGAAAACGGTCGCCGTACTGGCAATGTTCGCGGCGATTTCGATCGTACTGGTCTATCTTGTGCACATACCGATATTCCCGTCGGCGCCGTATCTCGAATACGATCCCGCGGATATAATGATATTTATATGCTCTCTCGCGATCTCGCCGCTCTGGTCGATCGTGCTGACGGTCGTCGTATCGCTGGCGCAGGGGCTGCTGATAAGCGGCTTTAACCTCGGCATCATCATGCACATTGTCGCGACCGGGATCGCGGCTTTCGTCTGCGGAATGATATACAGAAAGCGCCGCACCTTCGTTTCCGCGATTGTCGGTCTCGGAGCCGCCGCGCTCATTGCCACGGCGGTCATGGTGCCGATGAACATCATCTTCACGCCCATTTACACCGGAATGGCGCGTTCGATAGTGGTTACTCTCCTGCCCTTCCCGATAATCCCGTTCAATCTCGTAAAATTCGGCATCAACGCCGTCGTTACCGGACTGCTCTTCAAGCCCGTTATGCTCATCCTCAACAAAACGGGCGTAACAGATTGA
- a CDS encoding small multi-drug export protein, producing MIEAIKTFFTETFPPQLAVFFCSMIPIIELRGAIPLGCVLGLPFWQSFGIAVIGNLIPAPFILLFIHKIIGWLKRFKLTRRMALWAERRAEVKSERRENLSFLGLAVFVAIPLPGTGAWTGSLVANFLGIRFKKAFLAVILGVLVAGVVVTCISYGIAGIF from the coding sequence TTGATCGAAGCGATTAAGACGTTCTTTACCGAAACGTTCCCGCCGCAGCTCGCGGTCTTCTTCTGCTCGATGATACCGATCATCGAGCTGCGCGGAGCCATACCTCTCGGATGCGTATTGGGACTGCCCTTCTGGCAGTCCTTCGGCATCGCCGTTATCGGAAACCTGATACCCGCGCCGTTCATACTGCTTTTCATCCACAAGATCATCGGCTGGCTGAAGCGTTTTAAGCTCACGCGCAGGATGGCGCTGTGGGCGGAACGCAGAGCCGAGGTAAAGTCGGAAAGGCGGGAAAACCTGTCGTTCCTCGGGCTCGCGGTTTTCGTCGCGATCCCGCTGCCGGGAACCGGCGCGTGGACCGGCTCGCTCGTCGCGAACTTCCTCGGGATACGCTTCAAAAAGGCGTTTCTCGCCGTTATTCTCGGCGTTCTCGTAGCCGGCGTCGTCGTCACCTGTATTTCTTACGGTATAGCCGGCATATTTTAA